In a genomic window of Chloroflexota bacterium:
- a CDS encoding aminoglycoside phosphotransferase family protein, with the protein MPDPALLKTLVLAHLDVDSDSLRFSPVRTGKHNASFWVESKGSHFVLRIAPPDDAGFLFYERLMMRQEPALHALIGAKTTIPVAEIVAHDFSRALIDRDYLLMKALPGLPLSEAAASREMMNRSLHQVGQYLRQLHRLTADAQLGRHDYGYLGSHEPMSARQSWFEAFRVMWNLLIDDVVACGAYTLEEAASMRKLFDRLAEHFQHPVAPRLLHMDVWRQNILIDDRGNVTGLVDFDRALWGDIEIEFAVLDYCGISEPAFWQGYGQQRDQSPSALIRRQIYLLYEIQKYMPIQILRRNDPREAARYRQVSLSLASQLLEDFRT; encoded by the coding sequence ATGCCCGATCCAGCCCTGTTGAAAACCCTGGTTCTTGCCCATTTGGACGTGGATTCAGACTCGTTGCGTTTTAGCCCGGTACGCACCGGCAAACACAACGCATCCTTCTGGGTAGAGAGCAAAGGCAGCCATTTCGTGCTGCGCATTGCCCCGCCGGACGACGCCGGATTTCTCTTCTACGAGCGATTGATGATGCGCCAGGAGCCGGCGCTGCACGCCCTGATCGGCGCGAAAACTACAATCCCTGTCGCTGAGATCGTCGCCCATGACTTTTCCCGCGCGCTTATCGACCGTGACTACCTGCTGATGAAGGCACTGCCAGGGCTCCCGCTGAGCGAGGCAGCGGCATCCCGAGAGATGATGAATCGCTCGCTGCACCAGGTGGGCCAATATCTGCGTCAATTACATCGGCTGACGGCCGATGCGCAACTGGGACGCCACGACTATGGCTATCTGGGATCTCATGAACCAATGTCCGCCCGGCAGAGTTGGTTTGAGGCCTTTCGGGTGATGTGGAATCTGCTGATCGATGATGTTGTCGCCTGTGGTGCCTACACGCTCGAAGAAGCTGCCTCCATGCGCAAACTGTTTGATCGACTCGCCGAACACTTCCAGCACCCTGTGGCGCCCCGGCTGTTGCATATGGACGTGTGGCGCCAGAATATCTTGATTGACGATCGAGGCAATGTGACCGGGCTGGTGGATTTTGACCGGGCGCTCTGGGGTGACATCGAGATCGAATTTGCCGTGCTCGACTATTGCGGGATCAGCGAGCCGGCCTTCTGGCAAGGTTACGGTCAGCAGCGAGACCAATCGCCCTCGGCGCTGATCCGCCGACAGATCTACTTGCTATACGAAATACAGAAATATATGCCCATTCAGATTTTGCGACGCAACGATCCCCGTGAAGCAGCTCGTTACAGACAAGTTAGTCTCTCGCTGGCTTCCCAACTCCTGGAGGACTTTCGCACCTGA